A window of Magallana gigas chromosome 8, xbMagGiga1.1, whole genome shotgun sequence genomic DNA:
GCTGGATTCGTTATTGTCAAATGGCAGCATTTAAGAGTCTAATTGACGAATCCACCCGTCCCGAATGCGTAGCATCACATCGTTTAATTCCCATTCTGATCAATATATCAGAAAATGAAATCCCACAAGAGTTAGGACAATTACAACACATTTGTTTTATGAATGATTGGGACACAAATGAAAGAGAATGGAGAAAGTTGAAGAATGCATTGGATGGTCATCCTATGCAGGAATCAACCCAAAGAAGCATTGGTGCTGATGTACCACCAGTAACTAGGCAGCATTTTTCCCAAGGAATCTCAGAATCCCCTAACACTCCAGCAGTACCCAGCGACACTGGAGCCAGTCCCATCAGCAATGCCCCTTCTAGCAGGTCTGCCCGGACAGCCATAGTTACTCCCAACAGTTCAGGAAACTATAATGCTCAGAGTGATCAGGGTAGATTATCTTCTGAGGATTCCATGGACTCTATGAACTCTTTATCAAGTAGTTTATTATTTTCACGTCCTTCATTATCGACCAGTACCAACGCTTCTTCCACAGGTAGCAGTGCAGCTCAGCATGTACCATTAATGCAGCAATCTAATCAAAACCAAAATTCAAGTCAGTGCTCTAATTAAGTctgttttaaaagtaattaagaAGTTCTGTGGTAAATGGTGTACACATCTATAGAATCTTTTATCGAATATTTTAGCATACATTTGTACAGctaaatttataccaaaataTATACTAAATTGGCAATGAATGTTccaaaaattctaaataatatcTGTGCATGTAAAAATTGCTCAAAAAACCATTATAAGGCTTTTGTCATAATTATGAACCATGTTATCCAGTGATCACTGATCATATTTAATGGCATTAACATAATTCAGAATTTAATGTTGGAtattataaaagtaaataaaactaaactaaagtgcatttacatgtaactgaaatagaatgatattaatattttctcTGCAGTACCACATAGACAGAGTGAGGACCTTGTCACATTATCTGGACATGGATCCTTATCTGGTGAACAGCCTCACGAACCAGTAGCGAGATCTATCAGAACTAGATTGAGTGAGACAAATCGACCAGTCACCCACACCAGCAGTGTACAGGGAGGTAAGACTTGAGTAGACTGTGGAGTATCTAAAGTATGATGTGTATATTAGTGTTCAGGGGGTACCGTAAGTCTTAAAAAT
This region includes:
- the LOC105343733 gene encoding uncharacterized protein isoform X4, whose amino-acid sequence is MSGRVNNKEYDCLMIYNHARSRLSRVDDNELSLRIVERADQQLTAWGYRNNHYYDRDSIPGRNVFTELFRVVDSSQFVLLILTRGFLNNCWIRYCQMAAFKSLIDESTRPECVASHRLIPILINISENEIPQELGQLQHICFMNDWDTNEREWRKLKNALDGHPMQESTQRSIGADVPPVTRQHFSQGISESPNTPAVPSDTGASPISNAPSSRSARTAIVTPNSSGNYNAQSDQGRLSSEDSMDSMNSLSSSLLFSRPSLSTSTNASSTGSSAAQHVPLMQQSNQNQNSIPHRQSEDLVTLSGHGSLSGEQPHEPVARSIRTRLSETNRPVTHTSSVQGDTSIDGSSSISHSFTGDEDITIPKETASTVTPGTMHLLSFDVEPDALQSIQSMTPTTAATVQQSVASPQNHSSSPSLSQSTPDSEEREGPSFMFRAFHFSLHAILQPDKVYYPP